A window from Vigna angularis cultivar LongXiaoDou No.4 chromosome 7, ASM1680809v1, whole genome shotgun sequence encodes these proteins:
- the LOC108320011 gene encoding U-box domain-containing protein 15 isoform X1 yields the protein MGEGENIEVETEAESEASSSWNLGKHTQIIELSEKLLDGNLSAKIEAAREIRKMVRKSSPSSKIRAKLAAAGVIEPLVLMLSSSNIEARQSSLLALLNLAVRNERSLHNVSEFIFVRNKVKIVTDGAMPPLVELLKMKNSGIRELATAAVLSLSGAASNKPIIAASGAAPFLVQILKSGTVQGKVDAVTALHNLSTSNENSIELLDPSAVFPLINLLKECKKYSKFAEKATSLLEILSNSEEGRTAISIADGGILTLVETVEDGSLVSTEHAVGALLSLCRSCRDKYRELILKEGAIPGLLRLTVEGTAEAQDRARVLLDLLRDSPPEKRLTSSVLEKIVYDIAERVDGADKAAETAKQLLQDMVQRSMEHSMKCIQHRAASCTPSIPST from the exons ATGGGAGAGGGAGAGAACATAGAAGTGGAAACAGAAGCAGAATCCGAAGCATCATCGTCCTGGAACCTCGGAAAACACACTCAGATAATCGAGCTGTCGGAGAAGTTGTTGGACGGGAACCTCAGCGCCAAGATTGAGGCTGCTAGGGAGATAAGGAAGATGGTTCGGAAATCATCGCCCTCGTCGAAGATACGTGCGAAGCTCGCCGCAGCGGGTGTGATTGAACCCCTCGTGCTGATGCTGTCTTCTTCCAACATCGAAGCTCGCCAATCCTCTCTTCTCGCTCTCCTCAACCTCGCTGTTCGCAATGAACG ttCTTTGCATAACGTTTCGGAGTTCATATTTGTTAGAAACAAGGTCAAAATAGTGACAGATGGTGCCATGCCTCCACTGGTGGAGCTCCTCAAGATGAAAAATAGCGGTATACGAGAATTAGCTACAGCTGCAGTCTTGTCACTCTCAGGTGCTGCATCCAACAAGCCCATTATTGCTGCTTCTGGAGCCGCACCTTTCCTTGTTCAGATTCTCAAATCTGGAACTGTTCAAGGCAAAGTTGATGCTGTTACAGCACTCCATAATCTTTCTACCAGCAATGAGAATTCCATTGAACTTCTTGATCCAAGTGCTGTTTTCCCTCTGATCAACCTTCTCAAAGAGTGCAAGAAGTATTCCAAGTTTGCGGAAAAAGCCACATCACTGCTTGAAATCCTTTCCAACTCTGAAGAAGGGCGAACTGCAATCTCAATTGCAGATGGTGGAATCTTAACCCTAGTTGAGACAGTTGAAGACGGATCACTTGTCAGCACAGAACATGCTGTAGGAGCTCTGCTATCTTTATGCCGAAGCTGCCGGGATAAATACCGGGAACTGATTCTTAAAGAAGGAGCGATTCCGGGTCTGCTACGTCTGACCGTGGAGGGCACGGCTGAAGCTCAAGATAGAGCTCGTGTGCTTCTGGATTTGCTCAGAGATTCTCCCCCAGAAAAGAGACTAACCTCATCAGTTTTGGAGAAAATTGTTTATGACATTGCTGAACGAGTAGATGGAGCAGATAAAGCTGCTGAAACTGCCAAACAGTTGTTGCAAGATATGGTTCAAAGGAGTATGGAACACAGCATGAAATGCATCCAGCATAGGGCTGCATCTTGCACTCCTTCTATTCCTTCCACTTGA
- the LOC108320011 gene encoding U-box domain-containing protein 15 isoform X2, with product MGEGENIEVETEAESEASSSWNLGKHTQIIELSEKLLDGNLSAKIEAAREIRKMVRKSSPSSKIRAKLAAAGVIEPLVLMLSSSNIEARQSSLLALLNLAVRNERNKVKIVTDGAMPPLVELLKMKNSGIRELATAAVLSLSGAASNKPIIAASGAAPFLVQILKSGTVQGKVDAVTALHNLSTSNENSIELLDPSAVFPLINLLKECKKYSKFAEKATSLLEILSNSEEGRTAISIADGGILTLVETVEDGSLVSTEHAVGALLSLCRSCRDKYRELILKEGAIPGLLRLTVEGTAEAQDRARVLLDLLRDSPPEKRLTSSVLEKIVYDIAERVDGADKAAETAKQLLQDMVQRSMEHSMKCIQHRAASCTPSIPST from the exons ATGGGAGAGGGAGAGAACATAGAAGTGGAAACAGAAGCAGAATCCGAAGCATCATCGTCCTGGAACCTCGGAAAACACACTCAGATAATCGAGCTGTCGGAGAAGTTGTTGGACGGGAACCTCAGCGCCAAGATTGAGGCTGCTAGGGAGATAAGGAAGATGGTTCGGAAATCATCGCCCTCGTCGAAGATACGTGCGAAGCTCGCCGCAGCGGGTGTGATTGAACCCCTCGTGCTGATGCTGTCTTCTTCCAACATCGAAGCTCGCCAATCCTCTCTTCTCGCTCTCCTCAACCTCGCTGTTCGCAATGAACG AAACAAGGTCAAAATAGTGACAGATGGTGCCATGCCTCCACTGGTGGAGCTCCTCAAGATGAAAAATAGCGGTATACGAGAATTAGCTACAGCTGCAGTCTTGTCACTCTCAGGTGCTGCATCCAACAAGCCCATTATTGCTGCTTCTGGAGCCGCACCTTTCCTTGTTCAGATTCTCAAATCTGGAACTGTTCAAGGCAAAGTTGATGCTGTTACAGCACTCCATAATCTTTCTACCAGCAATGAGAATTCCATTGAACTTCTTGATCCAAGTGCTGTTTTCCCTCTGATCAACCTTCTCAAAGAGTGCAAGAAGTATTCCAAGTTTGCGGAAAAAGCCACATCACTGCTTGAAATCCTTTCCAACTCTGAAGAAGGGCGAACTGCAATCTCAATTGCAGATGGTGGAATCTTAACCCTAGTTGAGACAGTTGAAGACGGATCACTTGTCAGCACAGAACATGCTGTAGGAGCTCTGCTATCTTTATGCCGAAGCTGCCGGGATAAATACCGGGAACTGATTCTTAAAGAAGGAGCGATTCCGGGTCTGCTACGTCTGACCGTGGAGGGCACGGCTGAAGCTCAAGATAGAGCTCGTGTGCTTCTGGATTTGCTCAGAGATTCTCCCCCAGAAAAGAGACTAACCTCATCAGTTTTGGAGAAAATTGTTTATGACATTGCTGAACGAGTAGATGGAGCAGATAAAGCTGCTGAAACTGCCAAACAGTTGTTGCAAGATATGGTTCAAAGGAGTATGGAACACAGCATGAAATGCATCCAGCATAGGGCTGCATCTTGCACTCCTTCTATTCCTTCCACTTGA
- the LOC108320008 gene encoding GBF-interacting protein 1-like isoform X2, with protein MSGAGFRASIPTSVRRTIQNIKEITGNHSEEDIYAMLKECSMDPNETAQKLLLQDTFHEVKRKKDRRKENLNNRESVEPRWRPGTQGRGARGGRANFSPHNVSHDAGGGKNSGTGKDNGTHQASVKVVPPMAASQETSKEKNPGTSSVTINANGPTSVISGTISGSSPSPSSTGTGDRLGPSSGDINNLNSTSPSDSSGKVAGVASGSGSIPSSSIHPGSGPASSSAAYFSSSDPVLVPSDDLWFPGAAGAIKREMGNQHPPVESSVVNSAKNKLTAASESGGSSVQGKIQGKSQVAAKNHVAEMSPISSIVTHSSPSTSRPSSNYSTRSQQLIGSQKAGTNKEWKPKPTHSNNQGSGPASAPEAPISVGPIGQPQSASSVLNSEEATSKLQRKLEDFHLPQRQHVILPNHIIVPDSEKNKFSFGSLGVAFGVNTPYVSSLESEKSSTPVSETSQTIEETVEEQESSQNAVVNSEVGDYPDQPQSPTNGAENLSSIEVDGSSSAIQEYNESKQDTALPSGGHQYSGVLTSPNYSFGFVPPMLGTQLTPFDNSESQTRDASRLPSFIVHQQLDPTSYYAQFYRTGADSDGRLSPFSSAGTNTKYNGNVTVLLAPTSQSPQEGGVLSSAGPAPLVTQAAGLMQSSIAVTQQPVPVFRPSGVHISHYPPNYIPYGPYFSPFYVSPPAIHQFLGNGAFPQQPQAGSVYPPPPAVAPTGMKYPLPQFKPGANAANPTHLVMPSAYGVYGSSAAGYNHNSAAAAGNSTSNEDLGSSQFKESNVYLSGQQTEGSAVWVAAPGRDITSMPTSTFYNLPPQGQHVTFAPTQAGHGTFAGIYHPAQAVTAATVHPLLQQSQTMAGGVDMVGPGGNVYQQPQHAQINWPSNY; from the exons AATCTTAACAATAGAGAATCTGTGGAGCCACGCTGGAGGCCTGGCACCCAAGGGCGCGGAGCTAGGGGTGGTCGGGCAAATTTTTCACCTCATAATGTATCACATG ATGCTGGTGGTGGCAAGAATTCTGGTACAGGAAAAGATAATGGAACTCATCAAGCCAGTGTGAAAGTTGTGCCACCTATGGCAGCTTCTCAAGAGACATCTAAAGAAAAAAATCCAGGAACAAG CTCTGTAACCATTAATGCAAATGGTCCAACAAGTGTAATTTCTGGAACTATTAGTGGCTCAAGTCCTTCCCCTTCATCTACTGGAACTGGAGACAGATTGGGTCCATCTTCTGgtgatataaataatttgaacaGTACTTCTCCTTCTGATAGTTCAGGTAAAGTTGCGGGAGTTGCTTCTGGAAGCGGATCAATTCCTTCTTCCAGTATCCACCCAGGATCTGGACCAGCATCTTCATCGGCTGCCTATTTCTCTTCTTCAGACCCTGTACTGGTTCCATCTGATGATTTATGGTTTCCCGGTGCGGCTGGTGCAATTAAACGTGAAATGGGAAACCAACACCCTCCGGTGGAATCGAGTGTTGTTAACTCGGCCAAAAACAAATTAACTGCTG CTTCTGAGAGTGGTGGCTCTTCTGTGCAAGGAAAGATTCAAGGCAAATCCCAGGTAGCAGCAAAGAATCATGTTGCTGAGATGTCACCCATTTCATCAATTGTAACTCATAGTAGCCCTTCAACTAGTAGACCTTCTTCTAATTACAGTACGCGATCACAACAATTAATTGGCTCTCAAAAAG CTGGTACCAATAAGGAGTGGAAACCAAAACCAACACACTCGAATAATCAGGGTTCTGGACCAGCTAGTGCGCCTGAGGCTCCTATTTCAGTTGGCCCAATTGGGCAACCACAATCTGCATCTAGTGTCCTTAACTCTGAAGAAGCTACTTCAAAACTTCAGAGGAAGCTGGAGGATTTTCATCTTCCGCAGCGTCAACATGTTATACTTCCAAACCATATCATTGTGCCTGATTCTGAAAAGAACAAGTTTAGCTTTGGAAGTTTGGGAGTTGCTTTTGGAGTTAATACACCATATGTTAGTAGCCTGGAAAGTGAAAAGAGTTCTACACCCGTTTCTGAAACTTCTCAGACTATTGAAGAAACTGTGGAGGAACAGGAGTCAAG TCAAAATGCTGTGGTTAATTCTGAAGTTGGAGATTATCCTGACCAGCCACAATCACCCACTAATGGAGCCGAAAATTTGTCATCCATTGAGGTTGATGGCTCATCCAGTGCTATTCAAGAGTATAATGAGTCCAAGCAAGACACTGCTTTGCCATCAGGAGGGCATCAGTACTCAGGGGTGCTTACTTCTCCGAACTACAGTTTTGGTTTTGTGCCGCCAATGTTGGGTACTCAACTTACACCGTTTGACAATTCTGAGTCTCAAACACGTGATGCTTCTCGGCTTCCAAGTTTTATT GTTCATCAACAATTGGATCCAACTAGTTACTATGCCCAGTTTTACCGCACAGGTGCTGATAGTGATGGTCGgctttctcctttttcttctgcTGGGACGAACACCAAGTACAATGGCAATGTTACAGTGCTTCTGGCTCCAACTTCTCAATCTCCTCAAGAG GGAGGTGTCTTGTCCAGCGCAGGTCCAGCACCACTTGTGACTCAAGCTGCCGGGCTGATGCAAAGCTCAATAGCTGTTACCCAACAGCCTGTCCCTGTCTTCCGACCCAGTGGGGTGCATATATCCCATTACCCTCCTAATTACATTCCTTACGGGCCCTATTTTTCACCATTTTACGTCTCACCTCCAGCAATCCACCAATTTTTGGGTAATGGTGCATTTCCTCAACAACCACAGGCCGGCTCTGTATATCCCCCTCCCCCAGCTGTGGCTCCTACAGGAATGAAATATCCTCTTCCTCAATTCAAACCCGGGGCAAATGCTGCAAACCCAACTCACCTTGTAATGCCAAGTGCCTATGGTGTATATGGCTCCTCTGCTGCTGGTTACAATCATAATTCTGCAGCAGCTGCAGGGAATTCTACCTCCAATGAAGATCTTGGTTCATCTCAGTTCAAGGAAAGTAATGTATACCTCAGTGGACAGCAG ACCGAAGGTTCAGCAGTATGGGTGGCTGCACCTGGCCGAGACATTACCAGTATGCCTACTAGTACATTCTACAACCTCCCACCTCAGGGTCAGCATGTGACTTTTGCCCCAACTCAGGCTGGCCATGGCACCTTTGCGGGCATCTATCACCCTGCACAAGCAGTGACGGCAGCAACAGTTCATCCACTGCTACAACAATCCCAGACAATGGCTGGAGGAGTTGATATGGTAGGTCCTGGAGGAAACGTTTATCAGCAGCCTCAGCATGCACAAATCAATTGGCCGAGCAATTACTGA
- the LOC108320008 gene encoding GBF-interacting protein 1-like isoform X3 → MAASQETSKEKNPGTSSVTINANGPTSVISGTISGSSPSPSSTGTGDRLGPSSGDINNLNSTSPSDSSGKVAGVASGSGSIPSSSIHPGSGPASSSAAYFSSSDPVLVPSDDLWFPGAAGAIKREMGNQHPPVESSVVNSAKNKLTAASESGGSSVQGKIQGKSQVAAKNHVAEMSPISSIVTHSSPSTSRPSSNYSTRSQQLIGSQKAGTNKEWKPKPTHSNNQGSGPASAPEAPISVGPIGQPQSASSVLNSEEATSKLQRKLEDFHLPQRQHVILPNHIIVPDSEKNKFSFGSLGVAFGVNTPYVSSLESEKSSTPVSETSQTIEETVEEQESSQNAVVNSEVGDYPDQPQSPTNGAENLSSIEVDGSSSAIQEYNESKQDTALPSGGHQYSGVLTSPNYSFGFVPPMLGTQLTPFDNSESQTRDASRLPSFIVHQQLDPTSYYAQFYRTGADSDGRLSPFSSAGTNTKYNGNVTVLLAPTSQSPQEGGVLSSAGPAPLVTQAAGLMQSSIAVTQQPVPVFRPSGVHISHYPPNYIPYGPYFSPFYVSPPAIHQFLGNGAFPQQPQAGSVYPPPPAVAPTGMKYPLPQFKPGANAANPTHLVMPSAYGVYGSSAAGYNHNSAAAAGNSTSNEDLGSSQFKESNVYLSGQQTEGSAVWVAAPGRDITSMPTSTFYNLPPQGQHVTFAPTQAGHGTFAGIYHPAQAVTAATVHPLLQQSQTMAGGVDMVGPGGNVYQQPQHAQINWPSNY, encoded by the exons ATGGCAGCTTCTCAAGAGACATCTAAAGAAAAAAATCCAGGAACAAG CTCTGTAACCATTAATGCAAATGGTCCAACAAGTGTAATTTCTGGAACTATTAGTGGCTCAAGTCCTTCCCCTTCATCTACTGGAACTGGAGACAGATTGGGTCCATCTTCTGgtgatataaataatttgaacaGTACTTCTCCTTCTGATAGTTCAGGTAAAGTTGCGGGAGTTGCTTCTGGAAGCGGATCAATTCCTTCTTCCAGTATCCACCCAGGATCTGGACCAGCATCTTCATCGGCTGCCTATTTCTCTTCTTCAGACCCTGTACTGGTTCCATCTGATGATTTATGGTTTCCCGGTGCGGCTGGTGCAATTAAACGTGAAATGGGAAACCAACACCCTCCGGTGGAATCGAGTGTTGTTAACTCGGCCAAAAACAAATTAACTGCTG CTTCTGAGAGTGGTGGCTCTTCTGTGCAAGGAAAGATTCAAGGCAAATCCCAGGTAGCAGCAAAGAATCATGTTGCTGAGATGTCACCCATTTCATCAATTGTAACTCATAGTAGCCCTTCAACTAGTAGACCTTCTTCTAATTACAGTACGCGATCACAACAATTAATTGGCTCTCAAAAAG CTGGTACCAATAAGGAGTGGAAACCAAAACCAACACACTCGAATAATCAGGGTTCTGGACCAGCTAGTGCGCCTGAGGCTCCTATTTCAGTTGGCCCAATTGGGCAACCACAATCTGCATCTAGTGTCCTTAACTCTGAAGAAGCTACTTCAAAACTTCAGAGGAAGCTGGAGGATTTTCATCTTCCGCAGCGTCAACATGTTATACTTCCAAACCATATCATTGTGCCTGATTCTGAAAAGAACAAGTTTAGCTTTGGAAGTTTGGGAGTTGCTTTTGGAGTTAATACACCATATGTTAGTAGCCTGGAAAGTGAAAAGAGTTCTACACCCGTTTCTGAAACTTCTCAGACTATTGAAGAAACTGTGGAGGAACAGGAGTCAAG TCAAAATGCTGTGGTTAATTCTGAAGTTGGAGATTATCCTGACCAGCCACAATCACCCACTAATGGAGCCGAAAATTTGTCATCCATTGAGGTTGATGGCTCATCCAGTGCTATTCAAGAGTATAATGAGTCCAAGCAAGACACTGCTTTGCCATCAGGAGGGCATCAGTACTCAGGGGTGCTTACTTCTCCGAACTACAGTTTTGGTTTTGTGCCGCCAATGTTGGGTACTCAACTTACACCGTTTGACAATTCTGAGTCTCAAACACGTGATGCTTCTCGGCTTCCAAGTTTTATT GTTCATCAACAATTGGATCCAACTAGTTACTATGCCCAGTTTTACCGCACAGGTGCTGATAGTGATGGTCGgctttctcctttttcttctgcTGGGACGAACACCAAGTACAATGGCAATGTTACAGTGCTTCTGGCTCCAACTTCTCAATCTCCTCAAGAG GGAGGTGTCTTGTCCAGCGCAGGTCCAGCACCACTTGTGACTCAAGCTGCCGGGCTGATGCAAAGCTCAATAGCTGTTACCCAACAGCCTGTCCCTGTCTTCCGACCCAGTGGGGTGCATATATCCCATTACCCTCCTAATTACATTCCTTACGGGCCCTATTTTTCACCATTTTACGTCTCACCTCCAGCAATCCACCAATTTTTGGGTAATGGTGCATTTCCTCAACAACCACAGGCCGGCTCTGTATATCCCCCTCCCCCAGCTGTGGCTCCTACAGGAATGAAATATCCTCTTCCTCAATTCAAACCCGGGGCAAATGCTGCAAACCCAACTCACCTTGTAATGCCAAGTGCCTATGGTGTATATGGCTCCTCTGCTGCTGGTTACAATCATAATTCTGCAGCAGCTGCAGGGAATTCTACCTCCAATGAAGATCTTGGTTCATCTCAGTTCAAGGAAAGTAATGTATACCTCAGTGGACAGCAG ACCGAAGGTTCAGCAGTATGGGTGGCTGCACCTGGCCGAGACATTACCAGTATGCCTACTAGTACATTCTACAACCTCCCACCTCAGGGTCAGCATGTGACTTTTGCCCCAACTCAGGCTGGCCATGGCACCTTTGCGGGCATCTATCACCCTGCACAAGCAGTGACGGCAGCAACAGTTCATCCACTGCTACAACAATCCCAGACAATGGCTGGAGGAGTTGATATGGTAGGTCCTGGAGGAAACGTTTATCAGCAGCCTCAGCATGCACAAATCAATTGGCCGAGCAATTACTGA